The Mycolicibacterium mageritense genome contains a region encoding:
- a CDS encoding AMP-binding protein: MTRAFPGSAALTAKVHRFRVIARSLAVLRESGLSTGAADGIRQAKLVRQFGGFAAVIESAAARTPNAIAITDELGDVSFAELNGRVNSLARAWNSRGIGSGSVIAALCRDHRGLLTVLAASGKVGAQLLLMNTGFAKPQLADVANREKVGVLVHDEEFTDLVSGIAPDVRRFVAWTDAPGGGDIERSLEQLIRATSPAPVAAPAKPGGMTLLTSGTTGTPKGAPRGKTSPLFSAQLLDRVPRRRDQTCMLAAPMFHGTGLGQAVLSLALGNRLVLRRRFDPEATLRAVQDNKCDVLVVVPTMLQRILALPKEVRDRYDTTSLKIIFGSGSAIPPDLVERTLEEFGPVLYNLYGSTELAVMTVAMPEDLRHDPRTAGRAPVGCAVRLYDSAGIEITEPGVIGRIFAGSDVSFGGYTDGRTKECIGGLQSSGDVGHFDSTGRLYIDGRDDDMVICGGENVYPLEVENLINGHADVDEVAVIGVSDADFGQRLKAYVVRVDGSTVSADEIKDYVRANLARYKVPRDVEFLTRLPRNATGKVLRGELSVK, translated from the coding sequence ATGACGCGAGCTTTTCCCGGGAGCGCCGCTCTCACAGCCAAGGTCCACCGGTTCCGGGTCATCGCCCGCAGCCTCGCCGTGCTGCGCGAATCCGGGCTGTCGACGGGTGCCGCGGACGGCATTCGGCAAGCCAAGCTCGTTCGCCAATTCGGCGGCTTCGCAGCGGTCATCGAAAGCGCCGCCGCCCGCACACCCAACGCCATCGCGATCACCGACGAGCTGGGCGACGTGTCGTTCGCCGAACTCAACGGCCGGGTCAACTCGCTTGCCCGGGCCTGGAACTCGCGCGGAATCGGCTCGGGATCGGTGATCGCCGCGCTGTGCCGTGACCACCGCGGGCTGCTGACCGTGCTCGCGGCCTCAGGCAAGGTCGGTGCCCAGCTGCTGCTGATGAACACGGGATTCGCCAAGCCTCAGCTCGCCGACGTCGCGAACCGCGAAAAGGTCGGTGTGCTCGTGCACGACGAGGAGTTCACCGACCTGGTGAGTGGGATCGCCCCCGACGTCCGTCGATTCGTAGCGTGGACCGACGCCCCTGGGGGCGGTGACATCGAACGCTCGCTGGAGCAGCTGATCCGCGCGACTTCGCCGGCACCGGTGGCCGCTCCGGCGAAGCCCGGCGGCATGACCTTGCTGACCAGCGGCACCACCGGCACCCCCAAGGGCGCGCCGCGCGGCAAGACCTCACCGTTGTTCTCCGCACAGCTGCTCGACCGCGTGCCGCGGCGCCGCGACCAGACCTGCATGCTGGCCGCACCGATGTTCCACGGCACCGGGTTGGGACAGGCCGTGCTCTCCTTGGCGCTGGGCAACCGATTGGTGCTGCGCCGCCGGTTCGACCCCGAAGCCACACTGCGTGCCGTGCAGGACAACAAGTGCGACGTGCTGGTCGTGGTACCCACGATGCTGCAACGGATCCTGGCGCTGCCCAAGGAGGTTCGGGACCGCTACGACACCACGTCACTCAAGATCATCTTCGGGTCCGGCTCGGCCATACCACCCGACCTGGTAGAACGAACGCTCGAGGAGTTCGGCCCCGTGCTGTACAACTTGTACGGCTCGACCGAACTTGCGGTCATGACCGTGGCCATGCCCGAAGATCTGCGCCACGACCCCCGCACCGCGGGCAGGGCCCCCGTGGGCTGCGCAGTGCGGCTGTATGATTCGGCCGGCATCGAGATCACCGAGCCGGGCGTCATCGGCCGGATCTTCGCCGGCAGCGACGTGAGCTTCGGCGGATACACCGACGGCCGCACCAAGGAATGCATCGGCGGCCTGCAAAGCAGCGGCGACGTCGGCCATTTCGACTCCACCGGGCGGCTCTACATCGACGGCCGCGATGACGACATGGTGATCTGCGGCGGTGAGAATGTCTACCCGCTGGAGGTCGAGAACTTGATCAACGGGCACGCCGACGTCGACGAGGTGGCGGTGATCGGGGTCAGCGACGCCGACTTCGGTCAGCGGCTCAAGGCGTACGTGGTGCGTGTCGACGGTTCGACGGTCAGCGCCGACGAGATCAAGGACTACGTCCGCGCGAACCTGGCCCGGTACAAGGTGCCGCGGGATGTCGAGTTCCTCACCAGATTGCCCCGGAACGCCACCGGCAAGGTGCTGCGCGGCGAGTTGAGTGTCAAGTGA